In Alkalihalobacillus sp. TS-13, the following are encoded in one genomic region:
- a CDS encoding VanZ family protein, which yields MLLWMGMIFYSSSQPYSDQDIKPLLLDTVELGWFSTYFSELAFNYAGEEVSVNRLGEAGYIEFFIRKGAHVTVYLILAFLIYRALRITIKTRKPIIFYSWLLTSIYAASDEIHQGFTVQRSPHVEDVILDSAGAILGVLLAHHLIYKKFRQLN from the coding sequence GGATGGGAATGATCTTTTATTCTTCATCCCAACCATATAGTGATCAAGATATCAAACCATTGCTCCTTGATACTGTGGAACTCGGATGGTTTTCCACTTATTTTTCTGAACTGGCTTTTAATTATGCTGGCGAAGAAGTAAGTGTCAATCGGCTAGGTGAAGCGGGATACATAGAGTTTTTCATCCGAAAAGGGGCTCATGTGACGGTATATTTAATTCTGGCCTTCCTCATCTACAGGGCATTAAGAATCACCATTAAAACAAGAAAACCAATCATTTTTTATTCATGGCTACTGACAAGTATTTATGCTGCTTCCGATGAAATTCACCAGGGGTTCACCGTGCAAAGATCTCCTCATGTCGAGGATGTTATTTTAGATAGTGCAGGAGCCATCTTAGGAGTATTATTAGCACACCACCTTATATATAAGAAATTCCGACAACTGAATTAA
- the wecB gene encoding non-hydrolyzing UDP-N-acetylglucosamine 2-epimerase: MDRKIKVMTIFGTRPEAIKMCPLVLELEKYPDEIESIVTVTAQHREMLDQVLEIFEVTPDYDLNIMKQRQSLMEVTNRALEGLDGVLKEAQPDIVLVHGDTTTSFVASLAAFYNQIAVGHVEAGLRTGNKYSPYPEEMNRLLTGVLADLHFAPTNNSAANLLKENKKQEDIYITGNTAIDALKTTVQENYQHQVLEKLKDDRLILMTAHRRENLGEPMRQMFSAIRRIVDEHKDTQVVYPVHLNPAVREVAQDILGGHERIHLIEPLGVIDFHNLASRAHIILTDSGGIQEEAPSLGVPVLVLRDTTERPEGIEAGTLKLAGVEEDNIYQLANELLTEQTAYEKMSKASNPYGDGEASRRIVEAILYHFDKINERPNEFQV, from the coding sequence ATGGATAGAAAGATTAAAGTCATGACGATTTTCGGGACAAGACCTGAAGCGATCAAGATGTGTCCGCTTGTTCTTGAATTGGAAAAATATCCTGATGAAATTGAATCGATCGTAACGGTGACAGCACAACATAGAGAAATGCTTGATCAAGTATTGGAGATATTTGAAGTAACTCCGGATTATGATTTGAATATCATGAAACAACGTCAAAGTTTGATGGAAGTAACAAATCGCGCATTAGAGGGCCTTGATGGAGTGCTAAAAGAAGCTCAGCCGGATATTGTTTTGGTACATGGAGATACTACAACCTCTTTTGTGGCAAGCCTGGCTGCATTTTACAATCAAATCGCCGTCGGACATGTAGAGGCAGGCTTAAGAACGGGTAACAAATATTCCCCATACCCAGAAGAAATGAATCGGTTATTGACAGGTGTCCTTGCAGATTTGCACTTCGCACCTACAAACAATTCAGCAGCCAATCTTCTTAAGGAAAACAAAAAACAAGAGGATATCTACATTACAGGTAACACAGCGATTGATGCTTTAAAAACGACTGTCCAAGAGAATTATCAGCATCAAGTACTGGAAAAATTAAAGGATGACCGTCTAATTTTGATGACGGCCCATCGTAGAGAAAACCTTGGCGAACCTATGCGCCAGATGTTCTCAGCTATCCGCCGAATAGTGGATGAGCATAAGGATACTCAGGTGGTTTATCCCGTCCATCTTAACCCGGCAGTTCGTGAGGTCGCCCAGGATATTTTAGGCGGCCATGAGCGGATTCATCTCATCGAACCTCTAGGTGTCATCGATTTTCATAATTTAGCTTCCAGAGCTCATATTATTCTCACAGATTCTGGTGGAATACAAGAGGAAGCGCCTTCTTTAGGAGTTCCAGTTCTTGTACTAAGGGATACGACGGAAAGACCTGAGGGAATTGAAGCAGGTACACTCAAGTTGGCAGGGGTAGAAGAAGACAATATTTATCAGCTTGCAAATGAACTTCTAACTGAACAAACAGCTTATGAAAAAATGTCAAAAGCCTCGAATCCTTATGGAGATGGAGAAGCATCGCGTCGCATTGTTGAAGCGATCCTGTATCACTTCGATAAAATAAATGAACGCCCAAATGAATTTCAAGTATAA